The Caldanaerobius fijiensis DSM 17918 genome has a window encoding:
- a CDS encoding glycosyltransferase, whose translation MPKILQVCAVDFTVKNLLLPLIDRLKKEGFEVEIACSEGKESKELEKRGYVFKYVKIDRKISLISNVKSIINLYRIMKDGKYDIVHVHTPVASVLGRIAAKLAHIPVIIYTAHGFYFHENMSKISYKIFTSIEKIMGRYFTDYIFTQSQEDYDTAIKLGIIDKDKITCISNGVDINRFNQENVKINIEDYKRSLGISADNSKIICFVGRLVKEKGILDLLEAFKYLVDDYDIYI comes from the coding sequence TTGCCTAAGATATTACAGGTCTGTGCTGTTGATTTTACAGTTAAAAATTTACTGCTTCCTTTGATTGATAGATTAAAAAAAGAAGGATTTGAAGTTGAGATTGCTTGCTCCGAAGGCAAAGAATCAAAAGAATTAGAAAAGCGTGGATATGTATTCAAATATGTAAAAATAGATAGAAAAATAAGCCTTATATCTAATGTAAAATCAATTATTAACCTATATAGGATTATGAAAGATGGGAAATATGATATTGTTCATGTCCATACTCCAGTCGCCAGTGTTTTAGGTAGGATAGCGGCGAAACTGGCACATATTCCTGTGATCATTTATACGGCTCATGGGTTTTATTTTCATGAAAATATGTCTAAAATAAGCTATAAAATATTTACGAGTATAGAGAAGATAATGGGAAGATATTTTACAGACTACATATTTACTCAAAGTCAAGAAGATTACGATACGGCAATTAAATTAGGGATTATAGATAAAGATAAAATCACATGCATAAGTAATGGTGTAGACATTAATAGATTCAATCAGGAAAATGTAAAAATTAATATAGAAGATTACAAAAGAAGTTTAGGCATATCTGCTGATAATAGTAAAATTATCTGTTTTGTAGGTAGGTTAGTTAAAGAAAAAGGTATTTTGGATCTTCTTGAAGCTTTTAAATATTTGGTTGATGACTATGATATTTATATTTAA
- a CDS encoding glycosyltransferase, whose amino-acid sequence MIVGDASLDERDVGTKQKIELYLQDEKLRNRIILTGTRNDIPELLKISDFFILPSYREGMPRSIIEAMAMGKPVIATNIRGCREEVVNGETGFLVDVNSPKEIYEATRKLLDDESLAKKLGDNGRKRAEKFFNESLVLDKEITVIKSFFT is encoded by the coding sequence ATGATAGTAGGTGATGCTTCATTAGATGAAAGGGATGTAGGGACAAAACAAAAAATTGAGTTATATTTGCAAGATGAAAAGTTGAGAAATCGAATAATTTTGACAGGTACTAGAAATGATATTCCGGAATTATTAAAGATAAGTGATTTTTTTATATTGCCGTCTTATAGAGAAGGAATGCCCAGGTCTATTATAGAAGCAATGGCTATGGGTAAGCCTGTTATTGCGACAAATATAAGGGGTTGTAGAGAAGAAGTTGTAAATGGAGAAACTGGATTTTTGGTAGACGTAAATTCCCCAAAAGAAATATATGAAGCTACAAGGAAATTACTTGATGATGAAAGTTTGGCAAAAAAGCTTGGCGATAACGGTAGAAAAAGGGCAGAGAAATTTTTTAATGAGAGTTTGGTGCTGGATAAGGAAATAACGGTTATTAAATCGTTTTTTACATAA